In Drosophila pseudoobscura strain MV-25-SWS-2005 chromosome 4, UCI_Dpse_MV25, whole genome shotgun sequence, the following proteins share a genomic window:
- the Acyp gene encoding acylphosphatase-1: MFTDGVFSCEFEVYGKVQGVYFRHHAMIKAKTMGLRGWCMNTAKGTVRGYMEGRLPEIDVMKEWLKNTGSPESNVERVKFSRPREKEGYGFPNFHVRADGYAETSVPKKNKRVRLY, translated from the coding sequence ATGTTTACCGACGGTGTCTTCTCGTGCGAGTTCGAGGTATATGGTAAGGTCCAAGGCGTCTATTTCCGGCATCATGCCATGATCAAGGCCAAGACCATGGGACTTCGGGGCTGGTGCATGAACACGGCAAAAGGCACTGTCAGGGGCTACATGGAGGGGCGGCTTCCCGAGATCGACGTGATGAAGGAGTGGCTGAAAAACACGGGCAGTCCCGAGTCGAATGTCGAGAGGGTGAAGTTCAGTAGGCCACGTGAGAAGGAAGGATATGGCTTTCCCAATTTCCACGTCAGAGCCGATGGCTATGCAGAGACTTCagttccaaaaaaaaacaaaagagtcCGACTATATTGA
- the LOC6904117 gene encoding angiotensin-converting enzyme-like produces MRVFLVDLLATLALAQALVKEEIQAKAYLENLNKELAKRTNVQTEAAWAYASNINVENEKKKIEISAELAKFRREISSDLQKFQWRSYQSEDIKRQFKALTELGYGALPEAEFADFLETVSAMASNFAKVKVCDYKDKLKCDLALEPEIEEIISKSRDHEELKYYWREFYDKAGTAVRSNFERYVELVNKAAKLNNFTSGAEFWLDDLEDDTIEQQLDNIFAEIRPLYGQIHGYVRYRLRKYYGNDVVSENGPIPMHLLGNMWAQQWSEIADIVSPFPEKPLVDVTGEMEKQGYTPLKMFQMADDFFTSMNLTKLPKDFWDKSIIEKPTDGRDLICHASAWNLYIKDDVRIKQCTRVTQEQLFTVHHEVGHIQYALQYQHLPFVYLAGANPGFHEAVGDVVSLSVSTPKHLKRIGVLSNYVRDDEARIKQLFFTALEKIVFLPFAFTMDKYRWALFRGEVEKANWNCEFWKLREQYSGIEPPVVRSEKDFDPPAKYHISADTDYVRYLISFIIQFQFYKSACIKAGQYDANNAELPLDNCDIYGSAAAGEAFHNMLSMGASKPWPDALEAFNGERIMSGKAIAEYFEPLRVWLEAENIKNSVHIGWTASDKCVAS; encoded by the exons ATGAGAGTATTCCTCGTAGACCTGCTGGCTACGTTGGCG CTCGCGCAAGCCCTGGTGAAGGAGGAGATTCAGGCCAAGGCGTATTTGGAGAATCTGAACAAGGAGCTGGCCAAGCGCACCAACGTGCAAACAGAGGCTGCCTGGGCTTATGCCTCCAACATAAACGTTGagaacgaaaagaaaaaaatagaGATATCTGCTGAGTTGGCAAAATTCAGGAGGGAGATTTCGAGCGATTTACAGAAGTTCCAGTGGCGCAGTTACCAGTCGGAGGATATCAAGAGACAGTTCAAGGCCCTGACCGAACTCGGATATGGCGCCTTGCCCGAGGCTGAATTTGCTGATTTCCTGGAAACCGTATCCGCCATGGCGTCGAACTTTGCCAAAGTAAAGGTCTGCGACTACAAGGACAAGTTAAAATGCGATCTGGCCCTGGAGCCAGAGATAGAAGAGATCATCAGCAAGAGCCGGGACCACGAGGAGCTCAAGTACTACTGGCGCGAGTTCTACGACAAGGCAGGCACGGCCGTGCGCTCCAATTTCGAGCGCTATGTGGAGCTGGTCAATAAGGCTGCCAAACTGAATA ATTTCACCTCTGGCGCGGAGTTCTGGTTGGATGATTTAGAGGACGACACCATCGAACAGCAGTTGGATAACATCTTCGCCGAAATCCGCCCGCTTTACGGGCAGATTCATGGTTATGTGCGCTACCGCCTGAGGAAGTATTACGGCAACGATGTGGTCTCTGAGAACGGACCCATTCCCATGCATCTTCTTGGCAACATGTGGGCGCAGCAATGGTCTGAGATCGCGGACATTGTTTCTCCCTTCCCCGAAAAGCCACTGGTGGATGTTACCGGAGAAATGGAGAAACAAGGGTACACCCCCCTCAAGATGTTCCAAATGGCCGATGACTTTTTCACCTCGATGAACCTCACCAAATTGCCGAA GGATTTCTGGGACAAGTCTATCATCGAGAAGCCCACGGATGGTCGCGACTTGATATGCCATGCCAGCGCCTGGAATTTGTACATCAAGGACGATGTGCGCATCAAGCAGTGCACCCGCGTTACCCAGGAACAGCTGTTCACAGTCCACCACGAGGTGGGTCATATTCAGTATGCCCTGCAGTATCAGCACCTGCCCTTCGTGTATTTGGCCGGGGCTAATCCTGGCTTCCATGAAGCCGTTGGGGATGTGGTCTCCCTGTCCGTTTCTACGCCCAAGCATCTGAAAAGGATCGGCGTGCTGTCGAACTATGTTCGCGATGACGAGGCCCGCATCAAACAGCTATTCTTCACGGCTCTGGAGAAGATCGTGTTCCTGCCGTTTGCTTTCACAATGGACAAGTACCGATGGGCGTTGTTCCGCGGGGAGGTCGAGAAGGCAAACTGGAACTGTGAGTTCTGGAAGTTGCGTGAGCAGTATTCCGGCATCGAGCCTCCGGTTGTGCGCAGCGAGAAGGACTTCGACCCCCCTGCCAAATATCACATATCTGCCGATACCGACTATGTTAG GTACCTCATCTCCTTCATCATCCAGTTCCAGTTCTACAAGTCCGCCTGCATTAAGGCTGGCCAATACGATGCCAACAATGCGGAGCTGCCCCTTGACAACTGTGATATCTAcggcagtgcagcagcaggcgaagCCTTCCA TAACATGCTCTCTATGGGTGCCTCCAAGCCCTGGCCCGATGCACTGGAGGCCTTCAACGGGGAGCGCATCATGAGTGGCAAGGCCATTGCCGAATACTTCGAACCCCTTCGCGTCTGGCTGGAGGCGGAGAACATCAAGAACAGTGTTCACATCGGCTGGACCGCTTCAGATA AGTGTGTGGCCTCTTAA
- the LOC6902708 gene encoding angiotensin-converting enzyme-like — MGRLLVVLIFVGFVLPSSSTDSTLTTFLVEANQQLAGIYDQVVLAQLQNELRGSNDIVALLEMEIADEKLLNYLKSLMAHLAKFKRLKLGDATQKRQLERIPRLGYNALDGMELAQVYALASNMSDSYRNVLLCAYKQPGNCTLRLIPEVQAIVQESRDLDEIEYYWYEWRKQTGLATRDQFVAFMELYKKTAQLNGYPRAQDYWFRSLEMGGAQTMSLLDRLMAGLRPLFLQFHAHVRGSLRKMHGERLVPRGRPYPQHLAEVFIGNAFRRVRAEWYVDLPSPLAGLANITQDLHRRGLSTTQRVFWNVAEYFRGLGLPLLESSLWTNAQVVAADDDDSCWHKVWRYYTLPITNFTYCPLNDEERFLNMFEAQSDLYYNRAASGQPTLLRDEPFPSFGDAIGKCFSLAATSPRYLQKLGLLQEGKWLELPARLNRLYVHGLRVVFLLPVFYVLDRYRVEVLSGHIRADDNEAYWRLTEHYTGAAAPRKRSNEQFDVPAKLLMEVDDQYASNILSTVLQFQLLKHYCTTTLQFGKDNPRKALDLCDLSDQRQIGASLQRAMALGSSVPYSDVLQELVGEPEINIDGLLAYFKPLHDWLVQQNQLQNLDVGWA, encoded by the exons ATGGGGAGGTTGTTGGTGGTTTTG ATCTTTGTAGGCTTTGTCCTGCCTAGTTCCTCGACTGACTCTACTTTGACTACCTTCCTCGTAGAGGCCAACCAACAACTGGCCGGCATCTATGATCAGGTGGTCTTGGCCCAGTTGCAGAATGAGTTACGTGGATCCAACGATATTGTAGCTCTCCTCGAGATGGAAATAGCGGACGAAAAGCTGCTGAACTACCTAAAATCTCTGATGGCTCATCTGGCAAAGTTCAAGCGTTTGAAGTTGGGGGATGCCACCCAGAAGAGGCAGCTGGAGAGGATACCGAGGCTGGGCTACAATGCCTTGGATGGCATGGAGCTCGCTCAAGTTTATGCGCTCGCCTCCAACATGAGCGACAGCTACCGCAACGTCCTACTATGCGCTTATAAGCAGCCAGGGAATTGCACTTTGCGGCTAATACCAGAGGTTCAGGCAATAGTCCAGGAGAGCCGTGACCTGGATGAGATCGAGTACTACTGGTATGAGTGGCGAAAGCAGACTGGACTGGCCACTCGGGATCAGTTTGTGGCCTTCATGGAGTTGTATAAGAAGACCGCCCAACTTAATGGATATCCGCGGGCCCAAGATTATTGGTTCCGATCGCTGGAGATGGGCGGAGCGCAGACCATGTCATTGCTGGATCGGCTGATGGCTGGACTGAGGCCGTTGTTCCTTCAGTTCCACGCTCATGTTAGGGGTTCCTTGAGAAAGATGCACGGAGAACGGTTGGTGCCCCGGGGCAGACCGTATCCACAGCATCTGGCCGAGGTCTTCATAGGAAACGCCTTTAGACGGGTTCGTGCCGAGTGGTATGTGGACTTACCATCGCCCCTGGCGGGGCTGGCAAATATCACCCAAGACCTCCATCGTCGCGGGTTGAGCACTACGCAGAGAGTGTTCTGGAATGTGGCCGAGTACTTTAGGGGACTTGGTCTGCCATTGCTGGAAAG CTCCCTTTGGACAAATGCTCAGGTCGTggctgctgatgatgacgacAGTTGCTGGCACAAGGTCTGGCGGTATTACACCCTTCCCATAACCAACTTCACCTACTGTCCCCTAAATGACGAGGAGCGTTTCCTCAATATGTTTGAGGCCCAGAGTGATCTTTATTACAACCGAGCTGCCTCCGGCCAGCCAACCCTGTTGCGCGATGAGCCCTTTCCCAGCTTCGGCGATGCCATTGGCAAGTGCTTCTCCCTGGCGGCCACCTCTCCACGCTACCTTCAGAAGTTGGGCTTGCTGCAGGAGGGAAAGTGGCTCGAGTTGCCCGCTCGACTGAACCGCTTGTATGTGCACGGTCTGCGCGTGGTCTTCCTGCTGCCCGTCTTCTATGTCCTCGATCGCTATCGTGTGGAGGTCCTAAGTGGACACATCCGAGCGGACGACAACGAGGCCTACTGGCGACTGACGGAACATTACACGGGAGCGGCAGCCCCTCGGAAACGCAGTAACGAACAGTTTGACGTCCCAGCCAAGTTGCTTATGGAGGTGGATGACCAGTATGCCAG CAACATCCTGAGCACCGTTCTACAGTTTCAGCTGCTCAAGCATTACTGCACAACGACGCTTCAGTTCGGAAAGGATAACCCTAGGAAAGCTTTGGATCTCTGCGATCTTTCCGACCAGCGTCAGATCGGTGCCAGTCTACAGCGTGCCATGGCACTAGGCTCATCCGTGCCCTACAGCGACGTCCTGCAGGAGTTGGTGGGTGAGCCGGAGATCAATATTGATGGGTTGTTGGCCTACTTCAAGCCCCTACACGATTGGTTGGTGCAGCAGAATCAGCTACAAAATCTGGATGTGGGTTGGGCATAG